The genomic stretch AGTCTGCAGCAGGCGGTGGGCAAGATCGTCCAGCGCATCGTCATGATCCAGCAGACCCTACGCGAGGGGCTTTCCTTCTGGGCGTTGGATCTGCTCGCGAGTACCCATCTGGCCAGCCAAACCAGTGAGCTGGAAGATGCCAAAGGCTTCTTTGAATCGCTTCAGGCCTACTCCTCGCCGGGTAAGCTCAAAAATTTCCGGTACGGCGCTCCCGACGTGCTGGCCCATGCAAAGGCCGTGAAGGCATTGGACGAACTGGAGACCCTACGCGAGTTTGTCGTAGATCACGGGCCGCCGGCGTCCTGGCTTTCCACCGCCGAGGCTGTGTTGCCCGCTGACCACGGCTGGGTGGATCGCGTGAAGGCTACCCGGCAGGATGTGTTGGACGTTCTCAAACAGGCTGATCTGACGGAGCTGGCCACCCGGGCTCAGACCATCGGAGCTGAGCTGCAGAAACTGAAGAAGGACTATACCGTCGCCTACATCGGCCTGCACACAAAGGCCCGGCTGGGCGTGGCCGACGACAAACGCAAGGCAAGCCTACTCAACGATCAGCGGTTGCAAACCCTGCTCAAGCTGGCGCGCATAGATCTGATGCCCCGGCAGCAGTTGACCGATTATCAAAGCCGGTTGGCCGGACTTAAGAGCTGCTTTGCTCTGATCGAACAGGATCTCGACGCAACACCCATCTGCCCGCATTGTGGATTCCGGCCGTCGGTGGAAACCGGCGCAGGGACAGGCCCGCAGATGATCGACCAGATGGACGCGCAACTCGACGCCATAGTGGCGGCCTGGACCTCTACCATTCTCAGCAACCTGGAGGACCCGGTCACCCAGGCCAACATGGATCTGTTGAAGACCGACGACCGCGAACCGCTGGACGCCTTCATCGAGTCGAAGGAACTGCCGCTACCCTTGAAAGACAACTTTGTCCATGCGCTGCGGGAAGTGCTCTCCGGTCTGGTCAAGGTCACCATTACGGCTCAGGACCTGCAACAGGCCCTGCAGGTCACCGACGGCCCTGCCACCCCGGCCGAGATGAAAAAACGCTTTGAGGAGTACATTGATCGACTCACCAAGGGTATCGACCCGCCCAAGGTCCGAATCGTCGTAGAGTAGGTTCAACTAAGCGTGCGGCAAACTCAACAGAGTATGGTCAGCCCCGTAAGATGACGGCGCCGACACACCGGACGCCTGCAAGGATTATCAAAGATGAAGGAAACTCGGCTCGTCGACACGTTGTTTGAGAAGGCCCAGCAGCCACTTGGCCCGGTGACCTGTCTTGGCATCACCTTTGAAAACGACGAAGCCCGTCGCGCCTACTTCACCGAGGAACTCCGCAAGAAGCTGCGAGATCCCGAGTTCCGAAAAATCGAAGGCTTTCCAATCGGCAACGACCACGACATCCTTGCGTTGAGTGATCCCCCTTATTACACGGCCTGCCCGAACCCGTGGATAGCTGCATTCATCGCCGATTGGGACGAACAGAAACCCAACCAGCTGGACGGTTGCCACTACCACCGCGAGCCATTTGCTGCCGACGTCACTGAGGGGAAAAACGACCCAATTTATCACGCACATTCCTACCACACCAAGGTTCCACACAAGGCCATCATGCGTTACGTCCTCCACTACACGCAGGTTGGTGACATCGTATTTGACGGTTTCTGCGGTACCGGCATGACCGGTGTAGCGACACAGATGTGTGGCGACCGCGAGGTCGTCATGTCTCTCGGGTATCAAGTGAAACCTGACGGTACTATTCTACACTCCGACTTGGATGACAACGGCCGGCGCGTTTGGCGGCCATTTTCGACGCTGGGTGCACGCAGGGCTATATTGACCGATCTATCGCCAATCGCGACGTTCATTGCGAATAACTATTCGAGCTCAGACGCCAGTGCTAATTTTCGTTCTATCGCCAACGCATTCATTGAGCATTTGCAAAAAAAATGGGCTTGGCTGTATGAAACAAGGCATCCCGCCGATGGTACTGTCGGGA from Deltaproteobacteria bacterium encodes the following:
- a CDS encoding DNA methyltransferase; the protein is MKETRLVDTLFEKAQQPLGPVTCLGITFENDEARRAYFTEELRKKLRDPEFRKIEGFPIGNDHDILALSDPPYYTACPNPWIAAFIADWDEQKPNQLDGCHYHREPFAADVTEGKNDPIYHAHSYHTKVPHKAIMRYVLHYTQVGDIVFDGFCGTGMTGVATQMCGDREVVMSLGYQVKPDGTILHSDLDDNGRRVWRPFSTLGARRAILTDLSPIATFIANNYSSSDASANFRSIANAFIEHLQKKWAWLYETRHPADGTVGKINYVVWSDVFVCPNCSVELIFFDVAFDRANRKVRDTFNCHTCKATLTKNLVSHAPETYFDVILRTPITQNKQVPALINYSIKGRRFEKRPDSDDIRLLDKARKLLSNSGIQPTPMMHKGGDKWGGIWRAGYHYGITHAHHFYTSRNLLIFTAVPQKYE